From a region of the Actinopolymorpha singaporensis genome:
- the alr gene encoding alanine racemase, whose amino-acid sequence MDTGRTHSRRVAAGRKGADSTAARAAVPEHGDPSTRAEARVDLAAIRANVEAIRGRVGDAAVLAVVKADGYGHGLVPAARAAVDGGAGWLGVATIEEALALRAAGLTAPRILSWLAAPGERWQPALAAGVDVAAYSAWQLNEIAEAAEHAGATARVHLKIDSGLNRGGAGPKDWPALIDAALSAQAEGTVRVAGIWSHLACADELGHPSVDRQLAVFREAVAFAERVGVRPEVRHLANSAATLTRPDTHFDLVRPGLAVYGLSPVPEVSSPGELGLVPAMSVRARLALVKRVPAGEGVSYGHRYVTSTETTLGLVPLGYADGVPRAASNLGPVWAGGRRRTIAGTVCMDQFVLDLGDVATVAGDEVVLFGAGTSGEPTAQDWADATGTISWEIVTRIGARVPRHYVGGGPDGR is encoded by the coding sequence ATGGACACAGGTCGAACGCACTCACGCCGCGTCGCCGCGGGTCGGAAGGGCGCGGACAGCACCGCCGCACGCGCCGCCGTCCCCGAGCACGGCGACCCCTCCACCCGCGCCGAGGCGCGAGTCGACCTTGCCGCCATCCGCGCCAACGTCGAGGCGATCCGCGGCCGGGTCGGCGACGCGGCCGTGCTGGCCGTGGTCAAGGCCGACGGCTACGGCCACGGCCTGGTCCCGGCGGCCCGGGCCGCGGTCGACGGCGGCGCCGGCTGGCTGGGCGTGGCCACGATCGAGGAGGCGCTGGCCCTGAGAGCGGCCGGGCTGACCGCGCCGCGGATCCTGTCCTGGCTGGCCGCACCCGGGGAGCGGTGGCAGCCGGCGCTGGCCGCCGGCGTCGACGTCGCCGCCTACTCCGCCTGGCAGCTGAACGAGATCGCCGAGGCGGCCGAGCACGCCGGCGCCACGGCGCGGGTGCACCTGAAGATCGACAGCGGACTCAACCGGGGCGGCGCCGGGCCGAAGGACTGGCCGGCCCTGATCGACGCGGCGCTCAGCGCGCAGGCGGAGGGCACCGTCCGGGTCGCCGGGATCTGGTCCCACCTGGCCTGCGCCGACGAACTCGGCCACCCCTCGGTCGACCGGCAGCTCGCGGTGTTCCGGGAGGCGGTGGCGTTCGCCGAGCGGGTGGGAGTCCGGCCCGAGGTACGCCACCTCGCCAACTCCGCGGCGACGCTCACCCGGCCCGACACCCACTTCGACCTCGTACGCCCAGGCCTCGCGGTCTACGGCCTGTCCCCGGTGCCCGAGGTGTCCTCGCCGGGCGAGTTGGGCCTGGTCCCCGCGATGTCGGTGCGGGCTCGGCTGGCCCTGGTCAAACGCGTCCCGGCCGGCGAAGGCGTGTCGTACGGCCACCGGTACGTCACCTCCACCGAGACCACGCTCGGTCTGGTGCCGCTGGGGTACGCCGACGGGGTGCCGCGGGCGGCGAGCAACCTCGGGCCGGTCTGGGCCGGCGGGCGGCGGCGTACGATCGCCGGCACCGTGTGCATGGACCAGTTCGTTCTCGATCTCGGCGACGTCGCCACCGTCGCCGGGGACGAGGTGGTGCTCTTCGGCGCGGGGACCTCCGGCGAGCCGACCGCCCAGGACTGGGCCGACGCCACCGGCACGATCTCCTGGGAGATCGTCACCCGCATCGGTGCCCGGGTTCCCAGGCACTACGTCGGGGGAGGGCCGGATGGCAGGTGA
- a CDS encoding alpha/beta fold hydrolase produces the protein MAGEVERVGRAADRAQAGRAGRATRVSRVAQVAKAARAARPGRAEGADRMVELLRSRTGVLGAATGMLAAGAAAGIALERYVVGRRRTADLRDDGPLGTRRGDPTIVKTADGLELYAEIDEPSPRVANPLTVVFCHGYALNLDCWHFQRAALAGEARLVFYDQRSHGRSGRSPSDLCNVDQLGKDLGEVVTALAPEGPLVLVGHSMGGMSVLALADQHPELFADRVVGVALLASSAGGLDSVTLGVPGPVGRLVHRLTPAAVAAMSRAPGLIERGRKAGSDVAYVLTKHYSFGSKVPRARVEFVAEMLAGTPIEVVADFYPGFAQHDKYHALEALHGVETLVMGGRDDLITPVEHSREIAERHPAAEYIELSDSGHMFLIEHPDVVNAALADLLGRAAVAAGSMTGRPVDETG, from the coding sequence ATGGCAGGTGAGGTGGAGCGGGTCGGCCGCGCTGCCGACCGTGCCCAGGCGGGCAGGGCCGGCCGAGCCACCCGGGTCTCACGGGTCGCCCAGGTCGCGAAGGCCGCCAGGGCCGCCCGGCCCGGGAGAGCCGAGGGGGCGGACCGGATGGTCGAGCTGCTCCGGAGCCGGACCGGCGTCCTCGGTGCCGCCACCGGCATGCTGGCGGCCGGCGCGGCGGCCGGGATCGCGCTCGAACGCTACGTCGTGGGCCGGCGCCGCACGGCCGACCTGCGCGACGACGGCCCGCTCGGCACCCGGCGCGGCGATCCGACGATCGTCAAGACCGCTGACGGCCTGGAGCTGTACGCCGAGATCGACGAGCCCAGCCCCCGGGTGGCGAACCCGCTCACCGTGGTCTTCTGCCACGGGTACGCCCTCAACCTCGACTGCTGGCACTTCCAGCGCGCGGCGTTGGCCGGCGAGGCGCGGCTGGTGTTCTACGACCAGCGGTCGCACGGCCGCTCCGGCCGCTCACCGAGCGACCTGTGCAACGTCGACCAGCTCGGCAAGGACCTCGGCGAGGTCGTCACCGCCCTCGCCCCGGAGGGCCCGCTCGTGCTCGTCGGCCACTCGATGGGCGGCATGTCCGTGCTGGCGCTGGCCGACCAGCACCCCGAGCTGTTCGCCGACCGGGTCGTCGGTGTCGCCCTGCTGGCCAGCAGCGCCGGTGGCCTGGACTCGGTGACGCTCGGCGTACCCGGGCCCGTGGGGCGGCTGGTGCACCGGCTGACGCCGGCCGCGGTCGCCGCGATGTCGCGGGCGCCGGGCCTGATCGAACGCGGCCGCAAGGCCGGCAGCGACGTGGCGTACGTCCTCACCAAGCACTACTCCTTCGGCTCGAAGGTCCCCCGGGCGCGGGTGGAGTTCGTGGCGGAGATGCTCGCGGGTACGCCGATCGAGGTGGTGGCGGACTTCTACCCGGGGTTCGCCCAGCACGACAAGTACCACGCGCTGGAGGCGCTGCACGGCGTGGAGACGCTGGTCATGGGCGGCCGCGACGACCTGATCACCCCGGTGGAGCACAGCCGGGAGATCGCCGAGCGGCATCCCGCCGCCGAGTACATCGAGCTGTCCGACAGCGGGCACATGTTCCTGATCGAGCATCCGGACGTGGTCAACGCCGCACTGGCGGACCTGCTCGGCCGGGCCGCCGTCGCGGCGGGTTCGATGACGGGACGACCAGTGGACGAGACCGGCTGA